CATTGGATGAGCTTTCACCGATGATTCAGAAAAAGAATCTGACTGTCACCATAAAGAACACGCCGGATATCAGCCTGACAGGCAGCCGCATCATGCTTTACCGCGTCATGAGTAATCTGCTGGAAAATGCGGCGAAATACAACCGGGAGCATGGATCTGTCACGGTTGTCACAGGCAGGGACGGCGATGCTGTGGTGGTGGAGATTACAGACACGGGGATTGGAATCCCGGAAGAAGAGCTTTCACATATTTTCGAGCCGTTTTACAGAGTGGA
The window above is part of the Anaerotignum faecicola genome. Proteins encoded here:
- a CDS encoding ATP-binding protein, whose amino-acid sequence is LDELSPMIQKKNLTVTIKNTPDISLTGSRIMLYRVMSNLLENAAKYNREHGSVTVVTGRDGDAVVVEITDTGIGIPEEELSHIFEPFYRVDQSRSRAVGGAGLGLSLVKDIVEKHGGEITVKSVIGEGTTFMLRFPGRERS